ATACAAACATTATAACCTTTTTTTAAAGCTACTTTTAAGGCATAACCGTCTTTAACATTCATTTTACGTAGCAATTCTCCTTCACTAGTAACTAATAGACTGCCATCTGTAAATACACCATCAACATCAAAAATAAATGTGGTAATGTCATTTAAATATTCCTTATAACTTTTTTCCATGCTTTTCTTTAATTGAGTTGCTTAATAGGGTGTAAAGTTCCCGTTGGTGTTTATCTTTTATAATTTGTAAATGATTGTGTAATGTTTGTTGGTCTCCACGTTTTGCAGGCCCGGTTTGGGCTTGTAAAGGTGTTAACGTATCTAATTTTGCGGCAGTTTCTTTAATTAAAGGCTGTAATAGTTTAAAGTTAATTTTATGTTCTTCGCAAATTTCAGAACCTATTGTATACATGTAATTCGTGAAATTATTTACAAATACCGCTGCTACATGAAGGGTTTTGCGTTGTTCAGAATCTATTTCAACTACTGTGTTACTTAATGTTTCACCAAGCTGTTTCAATAAATTAAGGTCGTCCTCATTTGTTGCCTCTACACAAATAGGAATTTCATAAAATGAAATAATTTTACCTTTTGTAAATGTTTGTAAAGGATAAAAAATACCTGGTCGTTGGGCAGATTTTAATGCTTCAAGAGAAGTTGCTCCAGAAGTATGCGCTAATATTCCATCAGTATTTTTAAAATTATCAGCAACTAATTTAATGGCGTCATCTGATATTGCAAGTATATAAATATCTGCAGTTGCAATATCATTAAAGGTAGTAGAAACCGCAATGTTGTTCTTTACAAAAGCCAAATGTTCTCGGTTTCTACCAATTACTTGCTTAATGGTTACATCATTTGATTTTTCAAATGCTTGATAAAGATTTTGAGCTACATTTCCTGTACCAACTATAACGACTGATATCATGTAGCAAAAGTACAAAGTTTATAGAAGTCTTGTTGTATTAAAATTAACAGTTTCATTGAAGTTTAAAAGCAATAAAAGACATCCGTAAATGGTGAAAAGGCCTTATTTTTGCATCTTGAAAATCAACTCCTATCTTCCATGACGGAAATGTTCAAAAAAATATTTTTCTCTACACGCTTAATGTCCATCTTATTTATCGTTTTTGCCACAGCAATGGCATTCGGTACTTTTATTGAAAGTTGGTATAGCACAGAAACCGCACGAATCTGGATTTATAATGCCTGGTGGTTTGAAGTTATCATGGTGTTCTTTGTAATCAACTTTTTTGGTAATATCTCTAGATACCGTCTTCTGAGATTAGAGAAATGGCCTGTGTTGGTTCTGCATTTATCTTGGGTATTGATTATAATTGGAGCTTTTGTAACGCGTTATATCAGTTTTGAAGGTATGATGCCAATACGTGAAGGAAAAACGGAAAAGGTATTCTATTCTGATAAAACATATCTAACGGTTTATGTTGATGGTGAAATTGAAGGTGAGGCACGAAGAAAAGTTTTAGAAGATGATTTAATTGTTACGCCAGAAGCTATAAAATCTAACTTGCCATGGAAAGCTGATTTTAATGGTGAAGATTTTGAGGTTTCTTATGTTGAATTTATTAAAGGAGCCAAGCAAGGATTATTGCCAGATTCTAATGGTACAAAGTTTTTAAAGATTGTAGAGGCAGGTGATGGTGAACGTCATGATCACTATTTAGAAGATGGTAAGGTCGCCAGTATACATAATGTACTTTTTGCATTAAATAATAATACAGATGGCGCCATCAATATTATGACCACAGATTCTGTATATCAGATTCATTCTCCTTTTGATGGTAACTATATGCGTATGGCTGACCAGCTTCAAGGTGTTTTAGTAAAAGATAGTTTACAACCTTTAGTATTGCGTTCGTTATATAATACTGCTGGTATGCAGTTTGTTATTCCAGATTCTGTAACACAAGGTTCATACGGAATTGTTGAAATACCTGATGCTGAGAAAACTAAAATAGATCAAGATGCGATTGTTTTTGATGTTACTGCGAACGGAGAAACCAAACAAATTAAATTATTAGGTAGTAAAGGTCCTTCAAATTTTAGTGAGAAAGTGAATGTTGGCGGACTCAATTTCTCTATTCGATACGGATCAAAAGTATATGAATTGCCGTTTGGTATTAAACTGAATGATTTTATTGCCGAAAAATACCCTGGTACAGAGAAAGGGTATTCATCATATATGAGTAGAGTAACTATTGAAGATGAGCGTCCTTTTGACTATGATATTTTTATGAACCATGTTTTGGATCATCAAGGATATCGCTTTTTTCAATCGGGCTTTGATCCTGATGAAAAAGGAACGACCTTATCTGTAAACCATGATTTTTGGGGAACTTGGATCACCTACATTGGTTACTTTCTTTTATATATTGGTTTAATGGGGATTATGTTTTTTGGTAAAACGCGTTTCAAGGATTTGGCTAATTCTTTAGATGAATTGAAAATAAAAAAGAAAAAGATGTTTGGTGTTATCGCTGTTTTAATGGCGTTTTCATTCTCATCTTTTGCGCAAGACCAACATACGCCGGAAGAAGGTCATCAACAGGCGCCAAGTAAGACACAAATAGATTCTTTGCTTGAAGCTAGTATGGTCAGTAAAGAACATGCCGATAAATTTGGTAAGCTAGTCATACAAGATGAAGGTGGGCGAATGAAGCCGATCAATACCTTTTCATCAGAACTACTTCGTAAGTTAAGTTTGAAAGACACCTATTTAGGGTATACTTCTGACCAGATTTTACTTTCTATGATGATGAACCCTGCGGTTTGGTATAATACGGAGTTCATAGCTTTAGATAAGAAATCGCAAAATGACAGTATTAGAAATGTAATTGGAATACCATCAGGTCAAGAGTATGTAAAGGCTACAGATTTCTTTGATTCTAAAGGGCAGTATAAATTGGAACCCTTTTTAAGAGAGGCAACAGCGACAGCTAATCCGAATAAATTTCAACAAGATTTTAAAGATGCCAATATTAGATTGAGTCTTTTAAATCAAGCTTTAGGGCAAGATATTGTTAAGATATTTCCGCTATTAGATGATGAGAATAACAAATGGATTTCAGCAGTAGAGTACAGAGGTGGGCAATATGAAATTAGAGATTCGCTTTATTCTAACTTTGTAAAAAATGCCATGCCATATTACTTGATGACTTTAGGTAAGGCGCAACAAAGTGGAGACTATACAGGAGCAGATAAATTATTAGGTGCTTTTCACCAAAATCAACTTAACCATGGTAGTGAAGTTTTACCATCGCAACAGAAAGTAGATCTTGAAGTGATCTATAATAAATTAAACATTTTCAATAGGTTATATCGTTTTTATGCGCTTGTTGGTTTACTAATGTTCTTCACTTTAATATTCCAAATATTTAAAGATCGTTCTGTTTGGAGGGTGGCAATATATTTCTTCAAAGGAACTATTATGCTACTATTTTTGTGGCATACAGCCGGTTTAGTCATGCGTTGGTATATTTCTGGTCACGCACCTTGGAGTAATGCTTATGAAAGTATTTTGTATGTAGCATGGGCTACCATGGGTATTGGTTGGGCGTTGGGTCGTAAAAGTGATATGACATTTGCAGCATCTGCTTTTGTAACTTCAATGCTTTTATGGATAGCACACCAGAGTTGGATAGATCCTTCTATTGCCAACTTACAGCCTGTTTTAGATAGTTATTGGTTAATGATTCACGTTGCAGTTATCGTTGGTAGTTACGGACCTTTAACCGTTGGTATGATCTTAGGTCTGGTTTCATTGATTTTGATGATTTTGACCACCAAGAAGAACAAGAAACGTATGGCAATCAACATAAAGGAATTGACCATAATCAACGAATTGGCTTTAACAACAGGGCTTGTGATGCTTACCATCGGTAACTTTTTAGGCGGACAATGGGCAAATGAAAGTTGGGGTCGTTATTGGGGTTGGGATCCAAAAGAAACTTGGGCATTGGTTTCTATCATGATTTATGCATTTGTAATACACACAAGGTTAGTACCTGGTTTAAGAGGTAAATGGACATTTAACTTTATGAGTGTTGTAGCCTTTGGTAGTATTATGATGACTTACTTTGGTGTTAATTTTTACTTAGTGGGTCTACATAGTTACGCTAGTGGGGCACAAGTTATTACACCAACTTTTATATACTACTTAGTTGCTGGTGTGCTAGTGTTAGGCGGTATCAGTTATTGGAGATATAAAGTTAATTATAGTAAATAAGATATAATAAACTGTATTAAAAAGCCTCATGGAAATTCCATGAGGCTTTTTTTATTGATGCTATTTAAGATATTTCTGGGTTGTTAATTTTGACTATCAAGTAAATCCATAAGTTCTTCAGCGGCTACTTGACCTTTTTGCTTTAAAAAATCTCTAGGTGTATTATCGCCCAATTCAAAAACAATGGCCGGCATACCGTGGTTAACGTAGAAATAATTACGTGAAACCATAGTTGGTTTTATTGTTGTAGAAGGTTTTACATTTGTATGCTTTTGAGGTAATCTTTTGGTGATATTATTTATCCAGTCAAAAACAATTTCACCTTTGTCACCAGTAATAGTAGTGTCGATAGGGTAGTAAATATCGTCCCAAGTGGAATGAAAATCTGCACCGAAGACAAACTCATAACCCTCAGATTCTTTGCCTATCAGAAAATCTCTAACACTTTTTGTTTCTGGCTGATTAAAATCTTGCCAATCTCTATTTAAATCTATTCCGCCCATATTATGACGCCAGTTGCCGTTATCAACACCATCAGGGTTCATTAATGGCACAACAAATAAATCATAGTTTTCTCTAAACTTTTGAGCCTTAGGTGAGTCTCCGCTTAAAGTTTCAATAAACGACTTCATCGCAAGAAACCCGGTAACTTCTGGTGGGTGTTGTCTAGAAATAACCATAACAGCCTTTTTATGTTTACCGTTACTAACTTCCATTAAATTCATTGCCCTATTCTCTCTACTTTTTCCTATTTCGTACGTAGATATAAAGTCTTTGGTAGTTAAAGAATCTATCCAACTTTTTACTCTTGTGGATCCATATAGTTCTTGTGCAGTAATATAAGTTGGTTCTTCACTAATATTTACTTTTATTTCTACCATCTCAGGTACTGCCTTAATTCCAAAATCACCGGTTCCTTTATTAATTCCTATAAAATTGGCGCTATCTAACGGAGTAAAATTTTCACCATCAATACTGATTTTAGGGTAGTATCTACTTCTAGAATCTTGGTAAGTCATTTTAATAGTGATGGTT
Above is a window of Maribacter aquivivus DNA encoding:
- a CDS encoding Rossmann-like and DUF2520 domain-containing protein; its protein translation is MISVVIVGTGNVAQNLYQAFEKSNDVTIKQVIGRNREHLAFVKNNIAVSTTFNDIATADIYILAISDDAIKLVADNFKNTDGILAHTSGATSLEALKSAQRPGIFYPLQTFTKGKIISFYEIPICVEATNEDDLNLLKQLGETLSNTVVEIDSEQRKTLHVAAVFVNNFTNYMYTIGSEICEEHKINFKLLQPLIKETAAKLDTLTPLQAQTGPAKRGDQQTLHNHLQIIKDKHQRELYTLLSNSIKEKHGKKL
- the ccsA gene encoding cytochrome c biogenesis protein yields the protein MTEMFKKIFFSTRLMSILFIVFATAMAFGTFIESWYSTETARIWIYNAWWFEVIMVFFVINFFGNISRYRLLRLEKWPVLVLHLSWVLIIIGAFVTRYISFEGMMPIREGKTEKVFYSDKTYLTVYVDGEIEGEARRKVLEDDLIVTPEAIKSNLPWKADFNGEDFEVSYVEFIKGAKQGLLPDSNGTKFLKIVEAGDGERHDHYLEDGKVASIHNVLFALNNNTDGAINIMTTDSVYQIHSPFDGNYMRMADQLQGVLVKDSLQPLVLRSLYNTAGMQFVIPDSVTQGSYGIVEIPDAEKTKIDQDAIVFDVTANGETKQIKLLGSKGPSNFSEKVNVGGLNFSIRYGSKVYELPFGIKLNDFIAEKYPGTEKGYSSYMSRVTIEDERPFDYDIFMNHVLDHQGYRFFQSGFDPDEKGTTLSVNHDFWGTWITYIGYFLLYIGLMGIMFFGKTRFKDLANSLDELKIKKKKMFGVIAVLMAFSFSSFAQDQHTPEEGHQQAPSKTQIDSLLEASMVSKEHADKFGKLVIQDEGGRMKPINTFSSELLRKLSLKDTYLGYTSDQILLSMMMNPAVWYNTEFIALDKKSQNDSIRNVIGIPSGQEYVKATDFFDSKGQYKLEPFLREATATANPNKFQQDFKDANIRLSLLNQALGQDIVKIFPLLDDENNKWISAVEYRGGQYEIRDSLYSNFVKNAMPYYLMTLGKAQQSGDYTGADKLLGAFHQNQLNHGSEVLPSQQKVDLEVIYNKLNIFNRLYRFYALVGLLMFFTLIFQIFKDRSVWRVAIYFFKGTIMLLFLWHTAGLVMRWYISGHAPWSNAYESILYVAWATMGIGWALGRKSDMTFAASAFVTSMLLWIAHQSWIDPSIANLQPVLDSYWLMIHVAVIVGSYGPLTVGMILGLVSLILMILTTKKNKKRMAINIKELTIINELALTTGLVMLTIGNFLGGQWANESWGRYWGWDPKETWALVSIMIYAFVIHTRLVPGLRGKWTFNFMSVVAFGSIMMTYFGVNFYLVGLHSYASGAQVITPTFIYYLVAGVLVLGGISYWRYKVNYSK
- a CDS encoding M14 family metallopeptidase, which translates into the protein MKKKFAYVILLVFAFLACKNQKPATQGYQGQGKSAVVSTLSKPVQKQWKGIWTFDEDATFFSNDFESGRLNGITSDGNNHYTALITAENTPVNVSPWYAFKVWSKTPKTITIKMTYQDSRSRYYPKISIDGENFTPLDSANFIGINKGTGDFGIKAVPEMVEIKVNISEEPTYITAQELYGSTRVKSWIDSLTTKDFISTYEIGKSRENRAMNLMEVSNGKHKKAVMVISRQHPPEVTGFLAMKSFIETLSGDSPKAQKFRENYDLFVVPLMNPDGVDNGNWRHNMGGIDLNRDWQDFNQPETKSVRDFLIGKESEGYEFVFGADFHSTWDDIYYPIDTTITGDKGEIVFDWINNITKRLPQKHTNVKPSTTIKPTMVSRNYFYVNHGMPAIVFELGDNTPRDFLKQKGQVAAEELMDLLDSQN